The nucleotide window TCGGGACACCGGTCGCGGCCTGTTCGACGCGCCAGTAGAAGGGGATGCCTGCCTTGGCGTACTGGTCCACCTTGACGATCCGGTCGGTCGTCTCCGAACCGGGCGACACGACCTCTACCACCAGCAACACGTGTTCGGGGCGGGTGGGCGTGAGGTCGATGGTCTCCGCGCGGTAGACGACGACGTCCGGACGGCGGTTGGTGAGCGGGACGTCCTGCAGGCGGACGTCGAAGTCCGTGTCGGCGTTCCAGTCCGGGCCCGCGGCGGCGTCCAGGGCATTGGCCAGGATCCGGGCCAGCCGGTTGTGCCGCTTGGAGGCGCTCGGGCTCACGACGACCATCCCGTCCACGATCTCGATGCCGGCGCACTGCTCCTCGGACCAGGAGTCGTACTGTTCCGCGCTGATCTGCGTATGCATCCACGCGGGCGCCACCATCTCGGCGGTCATGGTGTACCTCCTTCGAGGAGCCCCGACGGTCCAGCGCTGCTGTGCTCAGCGTACTGTCCTGTTCAACCTGCCACGGCTACCGCTGCCGCAGGCAGTTGCGCCAAGCGAGGCAGGGCCCGTACGGACCGCCCTGCCCGGGGCGGGCGTTGTGAGAGGCTGGCCGATATGAACCGGTTGGCTGGCTCGACCTCGCCCTACCTCCTCCAGCACGCGGACAACCCGGTCGACTGGTGGCCGTGGTGTCCGGAGGCGTTCGAGGAGGCTCGTCGCCGGGGGGTGCCGGTGTTGCTGAGCGTGGGGTATTCCAGTTGTCACTGGTGCCAATGACCGCTCCGTAGTCATCCGGTAACAGAACGAGCATTTTGCGCCGTCGAGTCTCCTCGAACACCTCAGGCCTCAAGGCCGTCAGTCGACTGGCTTCTCAGCCTGCTGAAGCAGATAAGGCGAGGTCACGCCAGCTACAGGGTTCGCGCGAGACAGCTTCTCACACTGTCCCGATCACCAAGCATGGAACCCGCGCCCCTCCTGCTGCTTGGCCGATCTCCGCTCATGCGCCATCACGTGGTGGATGGGGCCGCCCGGGATCGGGCGCGCGTCACGAGAGAGGGAGCCGCGCCGTATCGGACAGCACCGAGGC belongs to Streptantibioticus cattleyicolor NRRL 8057 = DSM 46488 and includes:
- a CDS encoding Uma2 family endonuclease, which translates into the protein MTAEMVAPAWMHTQISAEQYDSWSEEQCAGIEIVDGMVVVSPSASKRHNRLARILANALDAAAGPDWNADTDFDVRLQDVPLTNRRPDVVVYRAETIDLTPTRPEHVLLVVEVVSPGSETTDRIVKVDQYAKAGIPFYWRVEQAATGVPIIYTYVLDPATKVYRDGEMFTGAIKAAAPFSVTVDLGTI